A single genomic interval of Labrus bergylta chromosome 18, fLabBer1.1, whole genome shotgun sequence harbors:
- the coch gene encoding cochlin, whose translation MTPLSHLLPLTGLSFLISITFGVEANVPYPVTCVTRGADLAEDGLVVLCPPDCTQGKVSVFGTGIYAAVSSVCGAAVHRGVLGPSGGPVRVHKLHGRYNYLSSYANGIQSQALSRWTASFSLTKPVSSPLELTSETSTTALPAAEQPAKKTLKKPSVKKALTGGNKECQMDIAILIDSSNNIGQRRFNLQKNFVTKLAAMLRVGPMGPHVGLIQASDSPRTEFLLTNYTQPKELLFAIKEVAYLGGDTNTGKAIMHTAESFFTQENGGRRGHPRVMMVLIDGWPSDDLEQAAMLARESGINVFLVSVAKPAPEEFSMVRDKEFMKKAVCKDNGFFSYLIPSWFSTTKHVKPLTQRICSLDGLLCSKTCYNSVNIGFLIDGSSSVGDGNFRMVLDLLTGISRSFDISDVGAHIGAVQFTYDQRLEFGLFDHHNKEDAINALKRIPYMSGGTATGAAITYATQNLFRRTGPGRNFLIVVTDGQSYDDVRGPAMAALKQGITIFSVGVAWAPMDDLKAMSSEPKDSHTFFTREFTGLEKFIPQLVRGICRDFTENN comes from the exons TGCCGTACCCGGTGACCTGTGTGACCCGTGGAGCCGACCTGGCCGAGGACGGTCTGGTTGTTTTGTGTCCTCCGGACTGCACGCAGGGGAAAGTGTCTGTGTTTGGAACGGGAATCTACGCCGCCGTCTCGTCCGTCTGTGGAGCCGCTGTACACAG GGGGGTCCTGGGTCCGTCCGGTGGCCCAGTCAGGGTTCACAAGCTGCACGGTCGGTACAACTACCTGAGCTCCTACGCCAACGGCATCCAATCACAGGCCCTGTCCCGCTGGACCGCCTCCTTCAGCCTCACCA AACCAGTTAGTTCTCCACTAGAGCTGACCAGTGAGACCAGTACCACAGCTCTACCAGCAGCTGAACAACCAG caaaaaaaacactgaagaagccATCAGTGAAGAAAGCTCTGACAGGCGGAAACAAAG aatgTCAGATGGACATCGCTATCCTGATcgacagcagcaacaacatcGGACAGCGGCGGTTCAACCTGCAGAAAAACTTTGTCACCAAACTGGCGGCCATGTTGAGAGTTGGACCGATGGGACCACATGTAGGCCTGATCCAGGCCAG TGACTCTCCCAGGACAGAGTTCTTATTGACCAACTACACTCAGCCTAAAGAGTTGCTGTTTGCCATAAAAGAAGTTGCCTACCTGGGAGGAGACACCAACACAG GTAAGGCCATCATGCACACAGCAGAGTCCTTCTTCACCCAGGAGAACGGGGGGAGGCGGGGTCACCCTCGGGTCATGATGGTGCTGATCGACGGCTGGCCTTCTGATGACCTGGAGCAGGCGGCCATGTTGGCGAGAGAGTCCGGCATCAACGTTTTCCTGGTGTCCGTGGCCAAACCGGCGCCTGAGGAGTTCAGCATGGTGCGGGACAAGGAATTCATGAAGAAG GCGGTGTGTAAAGATAACGGGTTCTTCAGTTATCTGATCCCCAGCTGGTTCAGCACCACCAAACATGTCAAACCTCTCACTCAGAGAATCTGCTCACTGGACGGTCTGCTCTGCA gtaaAACCTGCTACAACTCGGTGAACATCGGCTTCCTCATCGACGGCTCGTCCAGCGTTGGAGACGGAAACTTCCGGATGGTCCTGGACTTACTGACAGGAATCTCCCGAAGCTTCGACATCTCTGACGTAGGCGCTCATATCG GTGCGGTGCAGTTCACCTACGATCAGAGGCTCGAGTTCGGCCTGTTTGACCACCACAACAAAGAGGACGCCATCAACGCTCTGAAGAGGATCCCCTACATGAGTGGAGGAACCGCCACCGGGGCCGCCATCACCTACGCCACACAGAACCTGTTCAG GCGGACAGGACCAGGTCGCAACTTCCTCATTGTGGTGACAGACGGCCAATCTTATGATGACGTCAGAGGCCCGGCGATGGCTGCACTCAAACAAG GAATCACCATTTTCTCGGTGGGCGTGGCCTGGGCACCCATGGACGACCTTAAAGCAATGTCATCAGAGCCGAAAGACAGCCACACCTTCTTCACCAGAGAGTTCACCGGCCTCGAAAAGTTCATCCCACAACTGGTCAGAGGGATCTGCCGAGACTTCACAGAGAATAACTga
- the ccdc65 gene encoding dynein regulatory complex subunit 2 has protein sequence MPKKSKKGGGGKDGGRTEGERLLFQQQRAQAEEEMAKKKEEMLTLFLKDKLQKEERNTAVNLLKLNDGWRSILRQTRSNELRKDIVVMQQSFERQLDALDNITKNLLRDLQESERQSAQVHRAHLQRVESLWAQQDKRLMFLHQRWEGGLQQLSSTYNSDKKQMLEHFRKLRAEVEDAEFTLRKQHEETTSELHKVYGASISAYNDTSTEKIAILRNSKMRLDEETLKQRRAEECCRKDTMTVEHLQYINRGFVQSTETSVKDEKMLKDSVVRLKEKLSSSKKEHKGVELDLLAAADQVKHSTHQLRDQLKHSQKVARKQLTDLTVQSDNAAKKLRAVIAKGEKVLRVAEMCRRLESKVLLTPPSDKPRQEPDSEGPAEVSPEPRHVTRCPTSAVLQREALKRHKDDLSAENQQLRLLLRQHLDGMTVSEQHMDQRHALLTVYPAPTATAPPDTRRCHTVIEAVHAVKHSLR, from the exons aTGCcgaaaaaatcaaagaaaggtggaggaggtaaagatggagggaggaCGGAGGGCGAGAGGCTGCTGTTCCAGCAGCAGAGAGCTCAGGCGGAGGAGGAGATGgccaaaaagaaagaggagatgCTCACTCTGTTTCTGAAG GACAAGCtgcagaaggaggagaggaacacGGCGGTGAATCTGCTGAAGCTGAACGACGGCTGGAGGTCGATCCTCCGTCAGACTCGCTCCAATGAGCTGCGTAAAGACATCGTGGTGATGCAGCAGAGTTTTGAGAGGCAGCTGGACGCGCTGGACAACATCACCAAg aACCTGTTGCGCGACCTGCAGGAGTCGGAGCGTCAGTCGGCTCAGGTGCATCGGGCTCACCTGCAGCGGGTGGAGAGTCTGTGGGCTCAGCAGGACAAACGGCTGATGTTCCTCCACCAGCGGTGGGAGGGCGgcctgcagcagctcagctccACCTACAACTCTGACAA GAAGCAGATGTTGGAGCACTTTAGGAAGCTGAGAGCTGAGGTGGAGGACGCCGAGTTCACTCTGCGGAAACAGCACGAAGAAACGACGAGTGAGCTGCACAAAGTGTACGGCGCCAGCATTAGCGCCTACAATGACACCTCTACCGAG AAAATTGCCATTCTTCGGAACAGCAAGATGAGGCTGGATGAGGAAACGTTGAAGCAGCGGCGGGCCGAGGAGTGCTGCAGAAAAGACACCATGACGGTGGAGCACCTGCAGTACATAAACCGGGGCTTCGTCCAGTCCACAGAGACCAGCGTGAAGGATGAGAAAATGCTGAAG gaCTCTGTGGTCCGGCTGAAGGAGAAGCTGAGCTCCAGTAAAAAAGAACATAAGGGCGTGGAGCTGGACCTGCTTGCCGCTGCAGACCAGGTGAAGCACAGCACCCACCAGCTCCGGGACCAGCTCAAGCATTCTCAGAAGGTGGCAAGGAAGCAGCTCACCGACCTCACTGTGCAGAGCGACAACGCCGCCAAGAAACTGCGGGCAGTTATCGCCAAG GGCGAGAAAGTTTTACGAGTCGCTGAAATGTGTCGCAGACTGGAGAGCAAAGTCCTGCTGACACCGCCATCAGATAAACCCCGACAGGAGCCGGACTCAGAGGGACCTGCAGAG gtgtCCCCCGAGCCGCGTCACGTGACTCGCTGCCCCACCTCAGCCGTGCTGCAGCGAGAAGCTctgaagagacacaaagacgACCTGAGCGCAGAGAACCAGCAGCTGAGGCTCCTCCTGCGTCAGCACCTGGACGGCATGACGGTCAGCGAGCAGCACATGGACCAACGCCACGCCCTGCTCACAGTGTATCCCGCCCCCACTGCCACGGCCCCGCCCGACACCAGGAGATGCCACACGGTCATTGAGGCCGTTCACGCCGTCAAACACTCGCTGAGATGA